The Stigmatella ashevillena genomic sequence AGCAGTTGCCCGTTCGAGGAGAAGCGCCAGACCTTGGCCTCCCGGTCGACCAGCAGTTCCTTCCAAGCAAAGCCCGCCACGGCGACCCCTCCATCGGGAAGAACCGTCAGGGCTCGGCCTGCCTCCGCCTGGGAATCGCCGGGAACATGCTCCCAGAGGCGCTTGGTTGCTGCTCTGCCGAGACCCGGCCATCGGATTGCAAAAACAACAGCCTCGAAATGCCCAGACCGGTGGTCGAGGTCTCCGCAGTCCCCAGGACCGCCACACGCTGAGCGGGGAGCACCGCCAGGGCGGTGAGGTGCTCAAGCCGTGGGAGCTTCACGTCCCAGAGAGGCTCCCCCTGGGCATTCACTCGCACCACCCAGCCCGCTCCGCCCTGTTCTCCCCCCGCGACGATGGAGCCATCCTCCAGCACTGAGACGGCCGTGAACCCGGTGAGTCCCTCGGGGCCCGGGGTCCGCTCCCAAAGCGTCTCTCCGTCCGGGGACAGCGCGAGAAGCCATCCTCGAAACCGGCCGACCGCGACCTGCTCTTCTCCTGCGACGATGAGCCCCCCGCCTGGCAGCAAGGCGATGGCCCGGCCCAGGGTGGCAGCCCCCAGCGCGCTCGTTCCGTAGACACGCTCCCAGCGAGGAGGCGGCGCCTTGTTGAACTGGAGCACCCAGGCCTGGCGGACTCCCGCGCGCCGGGAGTGGGTCTGGCCGACCACCGAAAAGCCATTTCCGGCCGCAACGACCCCCTCGGCAGACTCGTGCCCCGTGCTGTTGCGCCGCTCGACGTCTCGCGCCCAATCCATGTCATCGTGTCCCATCGTGGGAGCCGGTCCCGCGCCCGTCCGGGACCAAAGCACCAGGGGCGCTGCGCTCAGCAAAGCCAAGGCGGCGAGCCCTGCCCTCCATCCGAGCCGCCTGGGAACACTGTTCACTGAGGGCATTGTACTCACTAAAACCAGCTCTGCTCTTCGGTGACCCAGCGCTGACGCGGCAGGAGGCGCGGGAGGCAACAGGCTGAAGCGCTTGCAACCTGGCGGGTAGTGTGGCAGTTGCACTACCCAGCATGGCGTGGCTGGAAACCGAAGAAGGACGTCGAAAGGCAGCGCCAAGCGGCGCTGCCCAGGGGAGCCAGCCAGGCAGTGCGGCACCGAGCCCAAGGCCTACCCGCGCGCGGCGGCCCTGGCGGCGCTCACCAATGAGCTTCCTCTCTTGCCGCACCTGGACGCGGCGCAGCCTTGAAAGGGCCCCATGGCAGCGAAGATTTCCCAGACTCTCCTGGAGTATGCCGCTCCTCTGCTCCATCAGCTGCCACCGGAGGCCTCGCTTCAACAGCGGCAAGCCCTGCTTCAAATTGTCATGACCGTCTGGAACGCGCTGGTCGTGGCGCAGTGGGTACACCAGGACATGCTGTCTGATCTCTACCGTCGAATGGAGACGCTGCCTACGCCCGACCGGACGCTGATGCGCACCTGGGTAGACACCCTCGTCGAGCGCAAGAAGCAGCACTTCGCGGATGACCTGCGTGCCGTGGGCCGCTGGGAACTGCGCCTGAGACCCAACGGCCAAGTCTCTCTCTGGGCCGAGGCTCGCGACCCGCCTCGCTGAACCGGGTCCTCACGCCATCCTTCTCAACTCAGCATGCTCTGTTTCTTCCGACGCGTCAGGTCGACATCTGTCCACCTATTGACAGCCTCCCCTACCAAAAGGGCAATATCTCCAGGACGCGGGCGCGTGAATGCTCGCGGTTCGACCGCACGTGAGCTGAAGCACGGTCTGCGGGGGGGAGTTCACATGATGCGCCGTCGGACCTTCATGCCGCGAGCGGGGGCTGGACTGCCTGCCTATGCCCTGTCTGGGGTGTTGCCCTTTCTCGCGCTGGTCCTGTCCCTGCTGTCTTTGCCCGGCCAGTACGCCGACGCCCTCCCACTCACGTTCGTTCCGGGGTTGCTGATCCTCGGAAGCCTCGCGGTGCTGCACAGCGTCTCCACGCGCCTGAACGCTCCGGCGCCCAACCCCTCCCGCCACCGGGTGGAGCGCGTCGAGGCCCTCTTCACCGCCGTCGGCCGCGCCCTGTCCTCGGTCCAGTCGCCCGAGATGCTCACCGCCGCCCTGTCGCGCATTTGTGTCCCCGAGGCGGCCGATGCCTGCCTCCTGTTCGTCCCTGGCGAAGAGGGGAGCCCGAAGGCCGTGGCCTCCGCCCACGCCTGTGTGGAGTTGGAGCCGCGCCTGGGGGATCTCGCGCGCCTGCTGGCCGCCAGCCGGGAGGGCCGCGTCGCCCGCGCGCTGAGCACCGGCCAGGGCCAGCGCTTCGACCGGGGAGCCCTGGAGCGCCTGTCCCGAGAGACGCCCGAGGGCCAGTTCCTCCAGGCATTCGGGGTGCGCTCCTGCCTCATCGTTCCTTTGGCCGTGGGGCCGCAGGTGCTCGGCGTCCTCGTCCTGATGTCCACCCACCCTCGGCACAGCTACAGCGCGGTGGACCAGGCCTTCATGGAGGAGCTGGCCGGCCGCGCCGCCCTCACGCTGGACAACGCCCGGCTCCGGGCCGAGGCCCAGCGCATGCTCGAGTTCATTGGCGTCGCGGCGCATGATCTCGGCAACCCGCTGTGCGCCCTCCAGCTCCGCCTGCGCCGGCTGCGCTCCGCCGCGGCCCAGGCCGAGGGCCGGCTGGGCGAGGGGCTCGTCCACGCGGAGCAGGAGACGCGGAGGCTCGGGCAGCTCGTGCACAACATGCTGGACCTGTCCCAGCTGGGCTCAGGCTCCCTCACCCTGGAGCCAGAGCCCCTGGACCTGTCCCAACTGGTCCACCAGCTCGCCGAGCGCCACATGGACCAGGCCCATGCCAGCGGGTGCACGCTCACCGTGGACGCCGGTCCTAGCACCCCGGGGCATTGGGATCGGCTGCGCCTGGAGCGCGTGTTGACCAACCTGCTGAGCAATGCCTTCAAGTTCGGCCGCGGCGCCCCCGTGCGGATCAGCGTCCACGACGAAGCGCACCACACCGTGCTGCGCGTCAAGGACCACGGCATCGGCATTGCCCCCGAGGCCCAGCAGCGCATCTTCGGCCGCTTCGAGCGGGCCCCCAGCACCGAGCGCCAGGCGGGCGTCGGCCTCGGCCTCTACATCGTCCGCCAGCTCGTCCAGGCCCATGGCGGCGCCATCCGCGTCTCCAGCCAGCCCGGGCACGGCACGGAGTTCACCGTTTCCCTCCCGCACCCCACTCCGCGGATGTAGGGCCGCGTACGGAAGTTGCCTCCTGAACGGTGTCTCATTCCTATGTAAAGACAAAAATACATTTTGAATAAACCCGCTGTTCAACGGGCTAGAACTATTTCTCATTTTCTTGTGTCATTCCGTTAGAAGCGGATATTATTGGTGTGGCTCGAACCGGCCTCTCCCAGCGACACCGGCGAGACGACTTCCACCTACCTTCAGCGACATCTCGGGGGTGCGAAATCGGCTCAGGGAGGCCTGGGCGCATTCCGCGCCCAAGTGAGAGTGGAGGAGGGGCCACCATGCGTGGAACGACGGCACCGACGGCGGCGAAGGGCAATGCTCCTGCATCAGGGGCCTCCACGCTGGGTGTGCTCCTGTTGGCACTGCTGACAAGCGTCGGCTGCGGCGGACCCGAGGCGCTCTCCGAAGGCGTCTCCGAAGGCGCTGGGGAAGCGTGGGCCCACGGGGCGCAGGCGCTCTCGGAGGGCACCGCGCCGCGCTCTTCTCCTCAGACGGCCCTCGGGGTGGCGCTGGAGGTGGAGGATGGGGAGCCCATGCCGCTGCGCGTGCGCGCGGGGCAGAGCATCTACATCAACCAGATCGACATCCGCTCCAGCGTGGCCGCGTCGAAGGACGAGGGGCTCGCGGGCCTGGTGCGCACGGGCGACTTCGCCGGGCTGGGCTGGCTGGGCGTGAAGCAGGTGGAGCAGGAGTTCGAGCTGCTGGGCAGCGAAGAGGGCTACAAGCGCCGCCGCTTCTACCGCAACGCGGCGTGGATGAACCTGCCCAGTTCCTTCTTCGTGGAGCCGGTGGACGAGTACGGCCGACTCACCGGCCTGCCCATCCTTCTGAACGCGGGCCAGAACGACAAGCGCCAGGACACCGATGACTTCTTCGTGCGCCGCTTCCGCGCCATCCAGTGGACGTATGACTGCCCGGCGCTCCAGAACTGCGCCGGGGCGTCGAACTACCTGGAGGAGGCACTGCTGGAGCTGCGCAACGCCCGCACGCAGGCCAAGCAGAAGACCCTGACGCTCAACTCCCGCACCAAGGCCCTGCGCCTGCGCTGGACGCTGCGCCCCTTTTCCGCGTACACCATCCCCGTGGAGCAAGTGGCCCAGCCGGCGTATGACTACGGCTTCTCCATGGACGTGTCGCCCGTGACGCCGCCCCTCAAGGATGGCACCTACGCGCCTGGCACGGCCATCCAGTTCCGGCTCACCCTGAAGGATGGTTCTGGCAAGCGGCTCCACCCAGTGGGTTGGCTTCCGGCATATAATGATGTCATCTTTGGCGAGAACGAGGCGGGCATTCAGTACTACCGCGCCTTCTTCGACCCGACCGCGACGTACTACCGGAGGAAGCACCGCGAACGCATGATGATCGCGCAGATCATGGGGCCGGCGCAGCGCATCCAGCCCATCCGCTCCATCATCGATATGGAGGCGTTCCTCGCCCCCGAGACCGACGTGCAGACCATCAGCACGGCCGCGCGGGACGGCGTCTTCTCCCAGTTCCGGACCTTCCCTCCCGCCAACCAGCTCTTTGGCGGTGCGTTCGATCCCATGCACGTGGGCTGGGCCGCTCCGGTGAGCGACACCTGGAGCTTCCAGATTCCCGCCAACGCC encodes the following:
- a CDS encoding GAF domain-containing sensor histidine kinase, giving the protein MMRRRTFMPRAGAGLPAYALSGVLPFLALVLSLLSLPGQYADALPLTFVPGLLILGSLAVLHSVSTRLNAPAPNPSRHRVERVEALFTAVGRALSSVQSPEMLTAALSRICVPEAADACLLFVPGEEGSPKAVASAHACVELEPRLGDLARLLAASREGRVARALSTGQGQRFDRGALERLSRETPEGQFLQAFGVRSCLIVPLAVGPQVLGVLVLMSTHPRHSYSAVDQAFMEELAGRAALTLDNARLRAEAQRMLEFIGVAAHDLGNPLCALQLRLRRLRSAAAQAEGRLGEGLVHAEQETRRLGQLVHNMLDLSQLGSGSLTLEPEPLDLSQLVHQLAERHMDQAHASGCTLTVDAGPSTPGHWDRLRLERVLTNLLSNAFKFGRGAPVRISVHDEAHHTVLRVKDHGIGIAPEAQQRIFGRFERAPSTERQAGVGLGLYIVRQLVQAHGGAIRVSSQPGHGTEFTVSLPHPTPRM
- a CDS encoding cytochrome c3 family protein — encoded protein: MRGTTAPTAAKGNAPASGASTLGVLLLALLTSVGCGGPEALSEGVSEGAGEAWAHGAQALSEGTAPRSSPQTALGVALEVEDGEPMPLRVRAGQSIYINQIDIRSSVAASKDEGLAGLVRTGDFAGLGWLGVKQVEQEFELLGSEEGYKRRRFYRNAAWMNLPSSFFVEPVDEYGRLTGLPILLNAGQNDKRQDTDDFFVRRFRAIQWTYDCPALQNCAGASNYLEEALLELRNARTQAKQKTLTLNSRTKALRLRWTLRPFSAYTIPVEQVAQPAYDYGFSMDVSPVTPPLKDGTYAPGTAIQFRLTLKDGSGKRLHPVGWLPAYNDVIFGENEAGIQYYRAFFDPTATYYRRKHRERMMIAQIMGPAQRIQPIRSIIDMEAFLAPETDVQTISTAARDGVFSQFRTFPPANQLFGGAFDPMHVGWAAPVSDTWSFQIPANAEPGTYLVTVKGRRVYLGEDIPYSKTVEIQVGTKQKTQPVLTTGPCNTCHSEGGELGTVLHGNDNRGACAACHAPLGFELEGPVFVRVHFIHSRSDRIGAAVAQCSKCHLAKESVQRASKAACLSCHTSYPKSHEQQFGPITSMYVGGGRESFQQCTSTCHTTHPQSGL